In one Cygnus olor isolate bCygOlo1 chromosome 27, bCygOlo1.pri.v2, whole genome shotgun sequence genomic region, the following are encoded:
- the RHOBTB2 gene encoding rho-related BTB domain-containing protein 2 isoform X4, with amino-acid sequence MERELPAVLRVGSQLMDSDMDYERPNVETIKCVVVGDNAVGKTRLICARACNATLTQYQLLATHVPTVWAIDQYRVCQEVLERSRDVVDDVSVSLRLWDTFGDHHKDRRFAYGRSDVVVLCFSIANPNSLHHVKTMWYPEIKHFCPRAPVILVGCQLDLRYADLEAVNRARRPLARPIKPNEILPPEKGREVAKELGIPYYETSVVAQFGIKDVFDNAIRAALISRRHLQFWKSHLRNVQRPLLQAPFLPPKPPPPIIVVPDPPSNNEERPAHLLEDPLCADVILVLQEKIKIYAHKIYLSTSSSKFYDLFLMDLSEEDQQSAAGHGFGVAVTAAAERMLHQEERHHGRDFLLRAASFDICESAEEAGSSQRKPCLRASTSDGILRGKRYENGERGLKRGRDLSSWSRAFISIQEEMAEDPLTYKSKLMVVVKMDASIQPGPFRAVLKYLYTGELDEKERDLMHIAHIAELLEVFDLRMMVANILNNEAFMNQEITKAFHVRRTNRVKECLAKGTFSDVTFVLDDGAISAHKPLLISSCDWMAAMFGGPFVESSTNEVALPYTSKSCMRAVLEYLYTGQFSSSPDLDDMKLIILANRLCLPHLVALTEQYTVTGLMEAAQMMVDIDGDVLVFLELAQFHCAYQLADWCLHHICTNYNNVCRKFPRDMKAMSGENQEYFEKHRWPPVWYLKEEDHYQRARKEREKEDYLHLKRQPKRRWLFWNASSSPSSSPSSSAATASSSSSSSSSSSAVV; translated from the exons GTCCCAATTAATGGATTCTGACATGGATTATGAGAGGCCAAACGTAGAAACTATCAAGTGCGTCGTGGTCGGGGACAACGCGGTGGGCAAGACCCGGCTCATCTGTGCCCGCGCCTGCAACGCCACGCTCACCCAGTACCAGCTCCTCGCCACCCACGTGCCCACGGTGTGGGCCATCGACCAGTACCGCGTGTGCCAGGAG gTGCTGGAGCGCTCACGGGATGTGGTAGATGATGTTAGCGTGTCCTTGCGGCTCTGGGACACCTTCGGTGACCACCACAAAGACAGGCGCTTCGCCTATGGCAG GTCCGACGTGGTGGTTTTGTGCTTCTCCATCGCGAACCCCAACTCCCTGCACCACGTGAAGACCATGTGGTACCCGGAGATCAAGCACTTCTGTCCCCGCGCCCCCGTCATCCTGGTGGGCTGCCAGCTCGACCTGCGCTACGCCGACCTGGAGGCCGTCAACCGGGCACGGCGCCCCTTGGCCAG GCCCATCAAACCCAACGAGATCCTTCCCCcggagaaggggagggaggtcGCCAAGGAGCTGGGGATCCCCTACTACGAGACGAGCGTGGTGGCCCAGTTCGGCATCAAGGACGTCTTCGACAATGCCATCCGCGCCGCCCTCATCTCCCGCCGCCACCTGCAGTTCTGGAAGTCCCACCTCCGCAACGTCCAGCGGCCCCTGCTCCAAgcccccttcctgccccccaAGCCCCCTCCGCCCATCATCGTGGTGCCGGACCCCCCGTCTAACAACGAGGAGCGCCCGGCCCACCTCCTGGAGGACCCCCTGTGCGCGGACGTCATCCTGGTGCTGCAAGAGAAGATCAAAATCTACGCACACAAGATCtacctctccacctcctcctccaagtTCTACGACCTGTTCCTCATGGACCTGAGCGAGGAGGACCAGCAGAGCGCCGCGGGGCACGGCTTCGGGGTCGCCGTCACCGCGGCGGCCGAGCGGATGCTGCACCAAGAGGAGAGGCACCACGGGCGGGATTTCCTCCTCCGGGCCGCCAGCTTTGATATCTGCGAGAGCGCCGAGGAGGCCGGCTCCAGCCAGCGCAAACCGTGCCTTAGAGCCTCCACCAGTGACGGGATCCTGCGGGGGAAGCGCTACGAGAATGGGGAGCGCGGGCTGAAGCGGGGCCGGGACCTCTCCTCGTGGAGCCGGGCCTTCATCAGCATCCAGGAGGAGATGGCGGAAGACCCGCTGACCTACAAGTCCAAGctgatggtggtggtgaagaTGGACGCTTCCATCCAGCCGGGTCCTTTCCGGGCCGTGCTGAAGTACCTGTACACCGGGGAGCTGGACGAGAAGGAGCGGGACCTGATGCACATCGCGCACATCGCCGAGCTCCTCGAGGTGTTCGACCTCCGCATGATGGTGGCCAACATCCTCAACAACGAGGCGTTCATGAACCAGGAGATCACCAAAGCCTTCCACGTCCGGAGGACCAACCGGGTGAAGGAATGCCTGGCCAAGGGGACTTTTTCGG ATGTCACCTTCGTGCTGGATGATGGTGCTATCAGTGCCCACAAGCCCCTGCTCATCTCCAGCTGCGACTGGATGGCCGCGATGTTCGGCGGCCCCTTCGTGGAGAGCTCCACCAACGAG GTGGCGCTTCCTTACACCAGCAAGAGCTGCATGCGGGCCGTGCTGGAGTACCTCTACACCGGGCAGTTCAGCTCCAGCCCCGACCTCGACGACATGAAGCTCATCATCCTGGCCAACCGCCTCTGCCTGCCCCACTTGGTGGCTCTCACCG AGCAGTACACCGTCACCGGCCTGATGGAGGCGGCGCAGATGATGGTGGACATCGATGGGGACGTGCTCGTGTTCCTGGAGCTGGCACAG TTCCACTGCGCCTACCAGCTCGCCGACTGGTGCCTGCACCACATCTGCACCAACTACAACAACGTCTGCCGCAAGTTCCCCCGCGACATGAAGGCCATGTCGGGAG AGAACCAGGAGTACTTCGAGAAGCACCGCTGGCCGCCGGTGTGGTACCTGAAGGAGGAGGATCACTACCAGCGGGCGAGGAAGGAGCGGGAGAAGGAAGACTACCTCCACCTCAAACGGCAGCCCAAGAGGCGGTGGCTCTTCTGGAacgcctcctcctccccttcctcctctccttcgTCGTCGGCAgccacagcctcctcttcctcctcctcctcctcctcctcctcggctgTGGTTTGA